Below is a window of Thermodesulfitimonas autotrophica DNA.
GCGGGAAGGTTTCCGCCCATTCGGTTAAAGAGCTGATTAAGCAGCTGATAGGTGAGGAGCCCAGAGGCCAACCGCTGAGCGATAAGGATATTGCGGCGCGCTTGTCGCGCCAGGGGATCAACATCTCCCGGCGGACGGTGGCGAAGTACCGGAGCGAGCTTGGCATTCCCGGGAGCGCGGCGAGACGAAACCGGGTACGATAGGCAGAAATCCTAACAGGGTTACCGCTAAATTCCTTTGGGAAGGGGTTGATTTCGGTGGCTGTCAGGGTAGGGATCAATGGTTTTGGCCGCATTGGACGTCTCTTTCTGCGCGCGGCCGCGCAGCGGCAAGGGATTGAGGTGGTGGCGGTTAACCACAAGACGCGGCGGCTGGCGGTTACGGGAGTCGATTTCATGAAACACCTCGCTTACAGCTTGAAGTTTGACTCGGTTCACGGCACGCTGCCCGGCGACGTGACGAGTTACGAGCAAGGTTTCCGGCTTGACGGCCGGGAGGTGCGGGTTTTTTCCGAGGCGGATCCGGCCGCGATTCCCTGGGGGGAGATGCAGGTGGCGATCGTTATCGAGTCGACAGGCAAGTTTCGTGACGGGAAGGAAGCGGCCAAACATCTGGCGGGCGGCGCGCAGAAGGTGATTATTTCGGCGCCGGCGAAGAACGAGGACATCACTATCGTCATGGGCGTGAACCACGAGCTTTACGACCCGGAGCGGCACCACGTCATCTCCAATGCCTCCTGTACCACCAACTGTCTCGCCCCGGTGGCCAAAACCCTCCACAAGCGCTTCGGTATCGTTAAAGGCCTCATGAATACCATCCATGCCTACACCAACGACCAGCAGATTCTCGATATGCCCTATAAAGACTTCCGCCGCGGTCGAGCGGCCAACCTTTCGATCATCCCCACCACCACGGGAGCGGCCAGCGCCATCGGCCGGGTCATTCCCGAACTCGATGGCCGGCTCAACGGCCTCGCCTTCCGGGTGCCGACCCCCAACGTTTCGGTGGTTGACCTGGTGGCGGAGCTGGCGCGCCCGGTTAGTGCGGCGGAGGTGAACGCGGCGCTGAAGGAAGCCGCCGCGGGCGAGCTCAAGGGCATCATGGCCTATAACGAGCTGCCTCTTGTCTCGCACGATTACAACGGGGACCCGCATTCGGCCATTGTGGACGGGCTCTCCACGATGGTTATCGGCGACAACCTCGTGCGGGTGGTCGCCTGGTACGATAACGAGTGGGGCTATGTGAACCGGCTTGTCGATCTGGCCGAATATATCGCGCAAAAAGGGCTAAAGTAATCTTAAAAGTGCGGCAGCCCACGGGAATACGCCAGGCTGCAAGGCAAAGGAGTCCGGGGAGGGTTTTGCTTGGCGAAAAAAACGGTCCGTGATATTGATGTAGCGGGGAAAAGGGTGCTGGTGCGGGTCGATTTTAACGTGCCGCTCAAGGAGGGACGGGTAGCGGAGGACGCGCGGCTGAAGGCGGCGCTGCCGACGATCCGTTACCTTTGCGAGCAGGGGGCGCGGGTGATCCTCGTTTCCCACCTGGGGCGTCCGAAGGGGGTCCCGGTGGATGAGCTGCGTCTCGACCCGGTAGCTGTTCGCCTGGGCGAACTTCTCCAGCGCCCGGTCCACAAGGTCGACGCGTGCACCGGGCCGGCGGTGGAGGCAGCGGTAGCGGCGCTCGGTCCGGGCGACGTTCTGCTTTTAGAGAACATCCGTTTTCACCCTGGGGAGGAGAAAAACGACCCCGAACTGGCGCGGCAGTTAGCCGCCCTTTGTGACATTTACGTTAACGACGCTTTCGGTACGGTTCACCGGGCGCACGCTTCGGTCGTCGGCGTCGCGGCTTTACGTCCGGCGGTGGCCGGTTTTCTGCTGGAAAGGGAGCTTGAAGTGCTGGGGAAACTTCTGAGCGCCCCGGAGCACCCCTTTGTCGTCGTAATCGGCGGCGCCAAAATCTCCGACAAGATCGGCGTTCTGGAAAACCTGCTGGCGCGGGTCGAAGCCATGCTTGTAGGCGGCGGGATGGCCAACACCTTTCTAGCGGCGCAGGGGCACGATATGGGGCTCTCGCTGGTCGAAACGGACAAGCTCGAAGTAGCTGCGAACCTGCTTGCCCGGGCGGCCGGGCAGGGGTGCAGGCTTGTCCTCCCCGTTGACCTGGTGGTGGCGGAGAGCCAGGTGCCGGGAGCGGTCCACCGGGTTGTCCCGGTCAACGCGGTTCCCGGCGGCTGGATGGCGCTCGATATTGGCCCGGAGACGGTCAAGCTCTTTGCGGCGGAGCTTGCGAGGGCCAGGACCGTTTTCTGGAACGGTCCGCTCGGCTATTTTGAGCAGCCGCCTTTCGATGCGGGCACGGTCGCCGTGGCCCGGGCCCTGCCCGTGGCGACGGCAACCACCGTGGTAGGCGGCGGTGACACCGTGCGGGCGGTGAAACGGGCGGGTATTGCCGACAAGATTACCCACGTCTCAACCGGCGGGGGGGCGTCCCTGAAGCTTCTTGAGGGGAAGGAGCTTCCTGGTGTGACTGTTCTGCAGGAGAAAGAGGAGGGATAGAGTGGCGCGGGAGCAAGTGATCGCGGCTAACTGGAAAATGAACAAAACCATTCCGGAGGCGGTAGCCTTTGCGGAACAGCTTGCGGCGGCCGGCGATTTTGCGGGCGTGGCGGTGGTTCTCTGCCCGGCTTTTCCCGCGCTGGCAGCCGTAGCCCAGGCGGTTGCGGGAACCCGGATCAGCGTGGCCGCGCAGGATCTCTTCTGGGAGGACTACGGCGCTTACACCGGGGAGGTTTCGCCCATCATGCTTCGCGACGCGGGCTGCCGCTACGTGATCATCGGCCATTCGGAGCGCCGGCAGTACTTCGGCGAGACGGACGAAACGGTGAACCGGAAGGTTAAGGCCGCCCTCCGCCACGGTCTCACGCCGATCGTCTGCGTGGGCGAGCGCTTGGCCGAGCGGGAGGCAGGGGAAACCTTCGCGGTTATCGAGCGGCAGGTGCGGGGAGCCTTTGCGGGGGTTGCGGGTGAAGCGGTTGCCAGCCTGGTACTTGCTTACGAGCCGGTTTGGGCGATTGGTACGGGTAGGAATGCGGCCCCCGAAGACGCCCAAGCAGTAAACCATTTTATCCGGGAGCTGATTGCCAGGCTCTACACGCCGGCGGTGGCTGACCGGATAAGAATCCAGTACGGCGGGAGCGTAACACCGGAGAATGCGGCGGCGTTGCTGGTGCAGCCGGATATCGATGGCGCCCTGGTCGGCGGCGCTAGCCTTAAGGTAGAGAGTTTTACCGCGATCATTAACGCGGCAAAAAGAAGATAAATTCACCTGAATCCCGAACAGGAGGGACGAAATTTGAGCATTATCGAAGAGGTTTTGGCCAGAGAAATTCTTGATTCTCGGGGTAACCCCACAGTAGAGGTTGAAGTGGTGCTTGAAGACGGGGTGGTAGGCCGGGCGGCCGTACCTTCGGGAGCTTCGACGGGAACCCACGAAGCGGTGGAGCTACGGGACGGGGATAAAGGGCGGTTCGGCGGCAAGGGGGTGCTTAAGGCGGTAGAGCACGTGAATAACGAGATTGCCGCCGAAATTGTAGGGCTCAACGCGCTCGAGCAGAGGGAAATCGACAGAACACTGATCGAGCTTGACGGTACGGAAAATAAGTCCCGCCTAGGAGCGAACGCGATCCTGGGTGTTTCGCTGGCGGTGGCCCGGGCGGCGGCCGAGTGGGTCGGCCTGCCCCTCTACCGTTACATCGGCGGCGTGGGAGCAAACCTTCTCCCGGTGCCGCTGATGAACGTCCTTAACGGGGGCCGGCACGCCGACAACAACCTTGACCTTCAGGAGTTCATGATCGTGCCGGTCGGGGCGCCCACCTTCGCCGACGCCTTGCGGATGGGAGCGGAGGTTTACCATTCCCTGCGCCGCATTCTCCACGAGCGGGGACTCAGCACCGCCGTTGGCGATGAGGGGGGCTTTGCGCCTTACTTAGAGGCGAACGAGGAGGCGTTGAAGCTGTTGGTGGCGGCAATTGAGGGCGCCGGTTATAAGCCGGGAGAGGATGTCGCCCTTGCGCTCGACCCGGCCGCGAGCGAGTTTTTCCGTGACGGGAGCTACTACCTTGAGGGTGAGGGGCGGAGTTTGGCGGCGGCCGAAATGACCGAGTACTATGCGGACCTGATAGGGCGTTACCCCATCATTTCGCTTGAAGACGGCCTGGCGGAAGAGGATTGGGAGGGCTGGGAGGCCTTGACCCGGCGGCTTGGCAAAACGGTGCAGCTCGTTGGCGACGACATCTTTGTGACCAACCCGCAACGCTTAAGCCGTGGCATCTCCCTCGGTGTGGCAAACTCGATCCTGATCAAGTTCAACCAGATCGGCACCCTCACCGAAACGCTGGATACGATTGCGCTGGCCCGCCGGGCGGGTTACAGCACCGTCATTTCCCACCGCTCCGGCGAAACGGAGGACACCTTCATTGCGGACCTCGCGGTGGCGACCGGCGCTGGCCAGATCAAGACGGGTGCTC
It encodes the following:
- the gap gene encoding type I glyceraldehyde-3-phosphate dehydrogenase; amino-acid sequence: MAVRVGINGFGRIGRLFLRAAAQRQGIEVVAVNHKTRRLAVTGVDFMKHLAYSLKFDSVHGTLPGDVTSYEQGFRLDGREVRVFSEADPAAIPWGEMQVAIVIESTGKFRDGKEAAKHLAGGAQKVIISAPAKNEDITIVMGVNHELYDPERHHVISNASCTTNCLAPVAKTLHKRFGIVKGLMNTIHAYTNDQQILDMPYKDFRRGRAANLSIIPTTTGAASAIGRVIPELDGRLNGLAFRVPTPNVSVVDLVAELARPVSAAEVNAALKEAAAGELKGIMAYNELPLVSHDYNGDPHSAIVDGLSTMVIGDNLVRVVAWYDNEWGYVNRLVDLAEYIAQKGLK
- the eno gene encoding phosphopyruvate hydratase; this encodes MSIIEEVLAREILDSRGNPTVEVEVVLEDGVVGRAAVPSGASTGTHEAVELRDGDKGRFGGKGVLKAVEHVNNEIAAEIVGLNALEQREIDRTLIELDGTENKSRLGANAILGVSLAVARAAAEWVGLPLYRYIGGVGANLLPVPLMNVLNGGRHADNNLDLQEFMIVPVGAPTFADALRMGAEVYHSLRRILHERGLSTAVGDEGGFAPYLEANEEALKLLVAAIEGAGYKPGEDVALALDPAASEFFRDGSYYLEGEGRSLAAAEMTEYYADLIGRYPIISLEDGLAEEDWEGWEALTRRLGKTVQLVGDDIFVTNPQRLSRGISLGVANSILIKFNQIGTLTETLDTIALARRAGYSTVISHRSGETEDTFIADLAVATGAGQIKTGAPCRTERVAKYNQLLRIEEQLGDAAVYAGKAAFRRF
- a CDS encoding phosphoglycerate kinase: MAKKTVRDIDVAGKRVLVRVDFNVPLKEGRVAEDARLKAALPTIRYLCEQGARVILVSHLGRPKGVPVDELRLDPVAVRLGELLQRPVHKVDACTGPAVEAAVAALGPGDVLLLENIRFHPGEEKNDPELARQLAALCDIYVNDAFGTVHRAHASVVGVAALRPAVAGFLLERELEVLGKLLSAPEHPFVVVIGGAKISDKIGVLENLLARVEAMLVGGGMANTFLAAQGHDMGLSLVETDKLEVAANLLARAAGQGCRLVLPVDLVVAESQVPGAVHRVVPVNAVPGGWMALDIGPETVKLFAAELARARTVFWNGPLGYFEQPPFDAGTVAVARALPVATATTVVGGGDTVRAVKRAGIADKITHVSTGGGASLKLLEGKELPGVTVLQEKEEG
- the tpiA gene encoding triose-phosphate isomerase translates to MAREQVIAANWKMNKTIPEAVAFAEQLAAAGDFAGVAVVLCPAFPALAAVAQAVAGTRISVAAQDLFWEDYGAYTGEVSPIMLRDAGCRYVIIGHSERRQYFGETDETVNRKVKAALRHGLTPIVCVGERLAEREAGETFAVIERQVRGAFAGVAGEAVASLVLAYEPVWAIGTGRNAAPEDAQAVNHFIRELIARLYTPAVADRIRIQYGGSVTPENAAALLVQPDIDGALVGGASLKVESFTAIINAAKRR